One window from the genome of Saccharomyces mikatae IFO 1815 strain IFO1815 genome assembly, chromosome: 6 encodes:
- the PEF1 gene encoding Pef1p (similar to Saccharomyces cerevisiae PEF1 (YGR058W); ancestral locus Anc_4.203) yields the protein MCAKKLKYAAGDDFVRYATPKEAMEETRREFEKEKQRQQQMKTTQPQATNTRIHSAPISLQTQYVKNRVESGHQSYGSPQNFSPRHTKTPVDPRYNMIAQKPGGRPIPPIQNHCNSVSSSSQRIASSPPPPLMYNQTVPAQVSKKVAPVPFDNKEDVRDMQVAIQLFHNHDIKGKNRLTAEELQNLLQNDDNSHFCMSSVDALINLFGASRFGTVNQTEFIALYKRVKSWRKIYVDNDINRSLTISVGEFHNSLQELGYLIPFEVSEKTFDQYAEFINRSGTGKELKFDKFVEALVWLMRLTKLFRKFDTKQEGIATIQYKDFIDATLYLGRFLPH from the coding sequence ATGTGTGCAAAAAAGCTCAAGTATGCAGCAGGTGATGATTTTGTACGCTATGCCACGCCCAAAGAAGCCATGGAAGAAACTAGACGAGAATTtgagaaagagaaacaGCGACAGCAACAAATGAAGACTACTCAACCACAGGCTACCAACACCAGAATCCATTCAGCTCCAATTTCTTTGCAAACTCAATACGTCAAAAACAGAGTTGAAAGTGGGCACCAGTCTTATGGATCTCCCCAAAACTTTTCTCCAAGACATACAAAAACACCTGTTGATCCTCGATATAATATGATAGCACAGAAACCGGGAGGTAGACCTATACCCCCAATACAGAATCATTGTAACAGTGTAAGCTCTTCCTCTCAACGCATAGCCTCTTCTCCTCCTCCTCCCTTAATGTATAACCAAACAGTGCCTGCACAAGTTTCAAAGAAGGTTGCACCTGTTCCATTTGataataaagaagatgTACGAGACATGCAAGTGGCTATCCAGTTATTTCATAATCATGATATCAAGGGCAAGAACCGACTGACAGCGGAAGAGCTACAAAACTTACTACAAAATGACGACAACTCTCATTTTTGTATGTCATCAGTAGATGCACTAATAAATTTATTTGGTGCTTCGAGGTTTGGCACCGTAAACCAGACAGAATTTATTGCCTTATACAAGAGAGTGAAAAGTTGGAGAAAAATTTATGTAGACAATGATATCAACAGATCGCTTACCATCTCTGTAGGTGAGTTTCATAATTCACTCCAAGAACTAGGGTATCTAATACCTTTCGAAGTCAGTGAGAAAACATTTGATCAATATGCAGAGTTCATAAACAGAAGTGGGACAGGAAAAGAGCtaaaatttgataaattcgTAGAGGCTTTAGTTTGGCTGATGAGATTAACAAAATTATTCAGGAAATTCGATACTAAACAAGAAGGCATTGCGACCATACAGTACAAAGATTTTATCGATGCTACATTATATTTGGGTCGTTTCTTACCTCATTGA
- the RSC1 gene encoding RSC subunit protein RSC1 (similar to Saccharomyces cerevisiae RSC1 (YGR056W) and RSC2 (YLR357W); ancestral locus Anc_4.196) — translation MVEQDNGPLQKLLKTQYDAVFHLKDENGIEIYPIFNVLPPKKEYPDYYIIIRNPVSLNTLKKRLPHYASPQDFVNDFAQISWNAMTYNAKDSVIYKYATILESFIKSKVIVNIRNYYPEVNYPSLGRIPESLGDVIQPSNLSLNLTNIPGNNERAELNSEIKMAFAKLDNSIIEKKQISQDYRGQQKNSSTLPIHSASITPQPQVSPTPVINYTNASTAHPKTHVRRGRPPVIDLPYVLRIKNILKMMRREVDQNNKTLTLYFEKLPDRNEEPTYYSVVTDPICLMDIRKKVKSRKYKNFNSFEADFHLMLTNFKLYYSQDQSNIIRAQLLEKNFNRLVRIELSKPDEDYLPEGELRYPLDEVEINDEKYQIGDWVLLSNPNDINKPIVGQIFRLWSTTDGNKWLNACWYFRPEQTVHRVDRLFYKNEVMKTGQYRDHPIQDVKGKCYVIHFTRFQRGDPSTKVNGPQFVCEFRYNESDKVFNKIRTWKACLPEELRDKDESTIPVNGRKFFKYPSPIADLLPPNATLNDKIPEPTEGAPTAPPLVGAVYLGPKLERDDLGEYLTSDDCPRYIIRPNDPPEEGKIDYETGTIITDTLTTSSMPKVNSSSTIRLPTLKQAKSISNSNFRSSSNTPLLHQNFNQTSNLLKLENMKNNSDSLLSHSSIPKFQSPNLGEQVNRSKYYNAKKHTHASSTAPKKSASKSFTLSSMINSLTAHTSKYNFNHIVIEAPGAFVVPIPVQKNIKTVQSTESSNRVSLKNAPNLATAVIDGTKQSNEQIIWFKGPGVKITERLIDSGNDLVRIPLNRWFCKNKKRKLDYEETEEDIVEPSNDFSEDMIASMFNPPPSLSLDMDLNLSPSSNNSINFMDMSATASGRNEGKECDTAEESEDENEETDDEHEMEDVPTTSAFGLNSSAEYLAFRLRELNK, via the coding sequence ATGGTCGAGCAAGATAATGGCCCTCTACAGAAATTGCTCAAAACACAATACGATGCTGTCTTTCATTTAAAGGATGAAAACGGCATAGAAATATATCCAATATTCAATGTACTGccaccaaaaaaagaatatccaGACTACTACATTATAATAAGGAACCCAGTATCCTTAAACACTTTGAAAAAGCGATTACCTCATTACGCTTCACCCCAAGATTTTGTCAACGATTTTGCTCAAATTTCTTGGAATGCTATGACATATAATGCGAAGGATTCAGTTATTTATAAGTATGCCACCATTCTTGAGTCATTCATTAAGAGTAAAGTCATAGTCAATATAAGGAACTACTATCCGGAGGTGAACTATCCTTCTTTAGGTCGAATTCCGGAATCTTTAGGTGATGTTATACAACCATCCAATTTGTCCTTGAACCTCACCAATATACCGGGAAACAACGAAAGAGCTGAATTAAATTCAGAGATAAAAATGGCTTTCGCAAAACTCGATAATTCGATCAtcgaaaagaaacaaataaGCCAGGATTACAGAGGgcaacaaaaaaactcatCGACGCTTCCAATTCACTCTGCCTCCATTACACCGCAGCCGCAGGTCTCACCGACTCCAGTTATTAACTATACAAATGCTAGCACTGCACATCCAAAAACTCACGTTAGACGTGGTAGACCGCCAGTCATTGATCTTCCCTACGTACTGAGGattaagaatattttgaagatgatgagaaGAGAAGTCGATCAAAACAATAAGACGCTTACTCTatattttgagaaattaCCAGATAGAAATGAGGAGCCGACCTACTACTCAGTTGTAACGGACCCTATTTGCTTAATGGATATCAGGAAAAAGGTTAAATCtagaaaatataaaaatttcaacagTTTTGAGGCAGATTTTCACTTAATGTTAACAAATTTCAAGCTTTATTATTCTCAAGATCAAAGTAATATAATACGAGCCCAACTATTGGAGAAGAATTTCAACAGGTTAGTGCGAATTGAATTATCTAAACCTGATGAAGATTATTTACCTGAGGGCGAGTTAAGATATCCCCTGGATGAAGTTGAaataaatgatgaaaagtaTCAAATAGGTGACTGGGTTCTTTTATCCAATCCAAATGACATCAATAAACCTATTGTAGGTCAGATTTTCAGGTTATGGTCAACAACAGATGGAAACAAATGGTTAAATGCCTGCTGGTATTTTAGGCCGGAACAAACCGTTCATCGAGTTGATAGGCTATTTTATAAAAACGAAGTCATGAAAACTGGTCAATATAGAGATCATCCTATTCAGGACGTCAAGGGAAAGTGCTATGTCATCCATTTTACTAGATTTCAGCGTGGAGATCCTAGCACCAAAGTCAATGGTCCCCAATTTGTTTGTGAATTTCGTTATAACGAAAGTGATAAAGTTTTTAACAAGATTAGGACTTGGAAAGCTTGTTTACCGGAAGAACTCCGTGACAAAGATGAATCAACAATACCTGTGAATGGCagaaaattcttcaaatatcCTTCCCCAATAGCTGATTTATTACCACCGAACGCTACCTTAAATGACAAAATCCCAGAACCTACAGAGGGTGCACCTACGGCACCGCCATTAGTAGGTGCTGTGTATTTAGGCCCAAAATTAGAAAGAGATGATTTAGGAGAATATTTAACGTCTGATGACTGTCCACGGTATATAATAAGACCAAATGACCCACCAGAAGAGGGCAAGATTGATTACGAGACAGGGACAATAATTACGGATACTTTGACGACAAGTAGTATGCCCAAAGTAAACAGTTCTTCTACGATACGTTTACCTACCCTAAAGCAGGCGAAATCAATTTCCAACTCCAATTTTAGgtcttcatcaaatacTCCACTATTGcatcaaaattttaatcAAACTTctaatcttttgaaattagagaatatgaaaaataactcAGATAGTTTATTGTCACACTCTTCCATTCCCAAATTCCAATCCCCAAATTTAGGAGAACAGGTTAACCGTTCCAAATACTATAACGCAAAAAAACACACACATGCATCATCAACAGCTCCCAAAAAGTCTGCATCTAAAAGTTTTACATTGTCCTCAATGATCAATAGTTTAACTGCACATACGTCCAAGTATAACTTCAATCATATTGTCATCGAAGCTCCGGGTGCATTCGTTGTCCCTATCCCAgtgcaaaaaaatataaaaacaGTACAGTCAACAGAAAGTTCCAATAGAGTGAGTCTAAAAAATGCTCCAAATCTGGCCACTGCTGTTATAGATGGTACTAAGCAATCCAACGAACAAATAATATGGTTTAAAGGGCCTGGTGTAAAGATAACGGAAAGGCTAATAGATTCCGGAAATGATTTAGTACGAATACCCTTGAACAGATGGTTctgcaaaaataaaaaaaggaaactaGACTATGAAGAAACCGAAGAAGATATCGTAGAACCATCCAATGACTTCAGTGAAGATATGATTGCTAGTATGTTCAATCCTCCACCCAGCTTAAGTTTAGATATGGATTTAAATCTAAGTCCATCTTCGAATAATTCTATCAATTTCATGGATATGAGCGCAACGGCAAGCGGTCGTAATGAAGGGAAAGAATGCGATACGGCAGAAGAGAGCGAAGACGAAAACGAAGAGACAGATGACGAGCATGAAATGGAAGATGTCCCCACTACTTCCGCTTTTGGCCTAAATTCATCTGCTGAATACCTTGCATTTAGATTACGAGAACTCAATAAATGA
- the SPR3 gene encoding septin SPR3 (similar to Saccharomyces cerevisiae SPR3 (YGR059W); ancestral locus Anc_4.204) has translation MKPKGSRLSSDCPVEFPKIVTGFAEEVKIRRQSSQGQNVDSCEPKSPELKYRRQRSSSFVNGKYRNKDLTLLENKKIEENNSNSRGLDIGIRYLPRQRELLNAKNGIDFTLMVAGQSGLGKTTFINSLFSTSLIDDEIEENKPIVRHKSVIEGDGTHLNFNVIETPGFGNNMDNAFTWRTMVNYIDEEIRSYIFQEEQPDRVKMVDDRVHCCLYFLRPSNKGIDTLDVVTMKKLAKRVNLIPVIAKADLLTKDELKEFKKEIREIIRVQDVPVCFLFGNDVLNATQDIFERYPYSIIASNEYIINEKGKRVKGRQYEWGNVDIENEKYCDFKILQKTLFDWHLIDLVESTEEYYEKCRSEMLRTRLLKARDCLATKSVEITEEQKKFLEEEMNFDDIEENKLKNYRCYEIINKTVMDKVATEWDPEFITRQLEAKRKFSELSNREISKFRDWKKSLFMEQDNFNQEIEQLNHKLENLQLECQDLEYKLLIGKSSNNHSTDSATLVNVHIKR, from the coding sequence atgAAGCCCAAAGGAAGTCGATTGTCATCTGATTGCCCTGTCGAATTTCCTAAGATAGTGACTGGATTCGCTGAGGAAGTGAAAATACGTAGACAAAGTTCCCAAGGCCAGAATGTAGATTCTTGTGAACCGAAAAGTCCAGAACTAAAGTACAGAAGACAAAGatcatcatcttttgtTAACGGTAAGTATAGAAACAAAGATCTTACATTgttagaaaataaaaaaatagaggAAAATAACTCAAATTCTCGCGGCCTAGACATCGGTATTAGATATTTACCACGTCAACGTGAGTTGTTGAACGCCAAGAATGGGATTGATTTTACGTTGATGGTTGCTGGTCAAAGTGGGTTGGGAAAAACAACATTCATCAATTCCTTATTCTCTACTTCTTTAATTGATGacgaaattgaagaaaataaaccTATTGTTCGTCACAAAAGTGTTATAGAAGGAGATGGAACTCACCTCAATTTCAATGTCATCGAGACACCAGGATTTGGCAACAATATGGATAATGCTTTTACATGGAGGACGATGGTGAATTacattgatgaagaaataagatcgtatatttttcaagagGAACAACCTGATAGAGTGAAAATGGTCGATGATAGGGTTCACTGTTGTTTATACTTTCTGAGACCTTCGAATAAAGGAATTGACACTTTAGATGTCGtgacaatgaaaaaattagcAAAAAGAGTAAATCTAATTCCTGTCATTGCTAAGGCAGATTTATTAACTAAGGATGAATtaaaagaattcaaaaaggaaatcaGAGAAATAATAAGAGTACAAGATGTCCCTgtatgttttcttttcggaAATGATGTCCTAAATGCAACGCAGGATATTTTTGAGAGGTACCCTTACAGTATAATTGCATCTAACGAGTACATTATTAacgaaaaaggaaaaagagtTAAAGGAAGACAATATGAGTGGGGCAATGtggatattgaaaatgaaaagtattGTGACTTCAAAATCTTGCAAAAGACTCTTTTTGATTGGCATCTAATTGACCTTGTTGAAAGCACTGAAGAATATTATGAAAAATGTAGATCTGAAATGTTGAGAACCAGATTATTGAAGGCAAGAGATTGCTTAGCAACAAAAAGTGTTGAAATAACcgaagaacaaaagaaatttctggaggaagaaatgaattttgatgacatcgaagaaaataaattaaaaaattatagATGTTATGAAATAATCAATAAAACCGTCATGGATAAAGTGGCTACAGAATGGGATCCTGAATTCATAACAAGGCAATTAGaggcaaaaagaaaattcagcGAACTGTCCAACCgagaaatttcaaaatttagAGACTGGAAAAAGAGTCTATTTATGGAACAAGACAATTTtaatcaagaaattgaacaGTTGAACCATAAGCTGGAGAACTTACAACTGGAATGCCAAGACTTGGAATACAAATTATTGATTGGCAAAAGTTCCAATAATCACTCCACAGATAGTGCTACTTTAGTGAATGTTCACATAAAAAGgtaa
- the MUP1 gene encoding Mup1p (similar to Saccharomyces cerevisiae MUP1 (YGR055W); ancestral locus Anc_4.195), protein MTEGRTFLSQLNVFNKENYQFPSSTAKKKVNNSTIDVDNDASDFEAGQQFATELDQGEKQLGILSCIGLICNRMLGTGVFAVSSTIYTLCGSVGLALIMWAVGAIIAISGLYVYMEFGTAIPKNGGEKNYLEAIFRKPKFFITCMYAAYIFFLGWAAGNSINTAIMFLTAADTEITKWNQRGIGVAVVFFAFLVNSLNVKIGLYLQNILGVFKVGIVLFISITGWVALGGGLKNGYQSHNFRNAFEGTETATAYGIVNALYSVIWSFVGYSNVNYALGEVKNPVRTLKIAGPTSMVFLAIIYIFVNIAYFAVVPKDKLVSSKLILAADFFDIVFGGHAKRAAAALVGLSALGNVLSVIFSQGRIIQQLGREGVLPFSDFFASSKPFNSPMVGLFQHFVVCMVTILAPPPGDAYLLVQNLISYPMNIINFAISAGLLWIYWQRRQGKIEWNPPIKAGAFVTGFFTLSNLYLIIAPYVPPSNGESVYESMPYWIHCVIAWGIFLFGGVYYVVWAQLLPKWGHYKLVTKDVLGEDGFWRVKIAKVYDNNNNDVDTQEDSVIETNIIEHYKSEQEKSL, encoded by the coding sequence ATGACAGAAGGAAGAACATTTCTTTCACAGTTGAATGTCTTCAACAAGGAAAACTACCAATTTCCCTCATCAAcagcaaagaagaaggtgaaCAACTCAACAATAGACGTTGACAATGATGCCTCCGATTTTGAGGCAGGCCAACAGTTCGCTACAGAATTAGACCAAGGTGAGAAGCAGTTAGGTATTTTGTCATGTATTGGGCTTATTTGTAACAGAATGCTCGGTACAGGTGTTTTCGCTGTTTCCTCGACAATTTACACATTGTGCGGTTCCGTTGGGCTTGCACTAATTATGTGGGCTGTAGGTGCGATCATTGCAATTTCTGGGTTATATGTTTATATGGAATTCGGTACAGCTATACCGAAAAATGGTGGTGAAAAAAACTATCTAGAGGCCATTTTCCGGAAACCCAAGTTCTTCATTACTTGCATGTACGCTgcatacatttttttcctagGTTGGGCTGCTGGTAACTCCATTAACACAGCTATTATGTTTTTAACTGCTGCTGATACCGAGATCACCAAGTGGAATCAAAGAGGAATCGGTGTGGCAGTCGTTTTCTTTGCATTTTTAGTCAATTCTCTGAATGTTAAGATCGGCTTGTATCTACAAAACATTCTGGGTGTATTCAAGGTTGGTATTGTCCTTTTCATCTCCATTACCGGTTGGGTTGCACTTGGTGGCGGTCTTAAAAACGGTTATCAATCTCACAATTTTCGTAATGCTTTTGAAGGCACCGAGACCGCTACTGCTTACGGTATTGTCAACGCCTTATACAGTGTCATTTGGTCATTTGTTGGTTATTCGAACGTGAATTATGCACTCGGTGAAGTTAAGAACCCTGTAAGAACTTTAAAAATTGCTGGTCCCACATCTATGGTTTTCTTGGCAAtaatttatatttttgttaataTCGCCTATTTCGCCGTGGTACCAAAGGATAAGCTAGTTTCTTCTAAACTGATTTTAGCTGCGGACTTTTTTGATATAGTGTTTGGTGGCCATGCAAAGAGggctgctgctgctttAGTTGGGTTGAGTGCCCTAGGAAATGTTCTCTCTGTGATTTTTTCTCAAGGTAGAATTATCCAACAATTAGGACGTGAAGGTGTGTTACCATTTTCGGATTTCTTCGCCTCTTCTAAACCATTTAACTCCCCAATGGTTGGTTTATTTCAACATTTTGTTGTCTGTATGGTGACCATTTTAGCCCCACCTCCAGGTGATGCGTATCTGCTAGTTCAAAACTTGATTTCCTATCCAATGAATATCATCAACTTTGCGATCAGTGCTGGATTGCTTTGGATATATTGGCAACGTAGACAAGGTAAGATCGAATGGAACCCACCAATTAAGGCTGGCGCTTTCGTCACAGGGTTTTTCACATTGTCGAATCTATACCTGATTATTGCTCCTTATGTTCCACCTTCGAACGGCGAGTCAGTGTATGAAAGCATGCCATACTGGATTCATTGTGTGATTGCCTGGggtattttcttatttggTGGTGTCTACTATGTTGTTTGGGCCCAATTATTACCAAAATGGGGTCACTACAAGTTGGTCACCAAGGACGTGCTTGGCGAAGATGGGTTCTGGAGAGTCAAAATTGCCAAAGTttatgataataataacaacgATGTCGATACACAAGAAGACAGCGTTATTGAAACGAATATAATCGAACATTACAAAAgtgaacaagaaaaatcaCTGTAA
- the LST7 gene encoding Lst7p (similar to Saccharomyces cerevisiae LST7 (YGR057C); ancestral locus Anc_4.198) has protein sequence MSSIVISLAHFCDKHGPRIISVTQSAEKGTLGEELLVPDYPTESYCESCLLQFPEESTRSMRCFIRDVPFITTQYSSIRYQLLNSIIKRAFSEETMIYDNMPFIFFDDLRGLNLVIGFKLYDENARGNERRYCFILTVDSRSHENSMEMLSEHWNFIIGGFDKMIAHIKSIHKSEFLSKNQTVDNNMETLNNNAFIGTYLRANKSKIGRNLVSLTDDRFLFVRIHKWNSFLLHTLIKEEEISSRT, from the coding sequence ATGTCTTCGATAGTGATTTCATTGGCCCATTTCTGTGACAAGCATGGCCCAAGGATCATATCGGTTACACAATCCGCAGAAAAGGGAACATTGGGTGAGGAGTTACTAGTACCTGATTATCCGACTGAATCATATTGCGAATCATGTCTTTTACAGTTTCCGGAAGAATCAACTAGATCGATGCGGTGCTTCATCAGAGATGTTCCTTTTATAACCACACAGTATTCTTCTATACGATACCAATTGttaaattctattatcaAAAGAGCCTTCTCTGAAGAAACAATGATCTATGATAATATGcctttcatattttttgatgatcTTAGAGGGCTAAATTTGGTAATAGGCTTTAAATTGTATGACGAAAATGCTAGAGGTAATGAAAGAAGATATTGTTTCATTCTGACAGTTGATTCCCGAAGCCACGAAAATTCGATGGAAATGTTGAGTGAACACTGGAACTTTATTATTGGTggatttgataaaatgaTTGCTCATATCAAAAGTATTCATAAAAGTGAATTCTTGAGTAAAAATCAAACGGttgataataatatggAAACCTTGAATAATAACGCTTTCATTGGCACATATCTACGTGCAAATAAATCTAAAATCGGTCGTAACTTGGTTTCTCTAACAGACGatagatttctttttgttcgAATTCATAAATGGAATTCATTTCTACTTCATACTCTgataaaagaagaggaaattAGCTCAAGAACGtga